A portion of the Pangasianodon hypophthalmus isolate fPanHyp1 chromosome 20, fPanHyp1.pri, whole genome shotgun sequence genome contains these proteins:
- the gnl3l gene encoding guanine nucleotide-binding protein-like 3-like protein produces the protein MPKARQKRAKRLGFCGKKAKAFEHQTNPRGGRKDPALPNVRDFKEHNQKQAELRKKRLEEQHQRQQLSRDRELMKRRSLDIFQKDIQERQREFEQREIEMKNLEKHVSFENENSRKTYYREFKKVIQVSDVILEVLDARDPLGCRCPQVEQAVVQSGANKKIVLVLNKIDLVPKDIVEKWIKYLRNEFPTVAFKASTQQQNNNLKRSRVPVSQATQELLGSSACVGADCLMKLLSNYCRIQDIKTTITVGVVGFPNVGKSSLINSLKRARACSVGATPGVTKCLQEVHIDKHIKILDCPGIVMTSSTSDAAVILRNCVKIEQLVDPVPAIETILRRCSKKQIMEHFGVPDFHTTLDFLALLAHRQGKLRKGGLPDSDQAAKSVLMDWTGGRINYFTHPPETHVLPTHVSAQILTEMSKEFDWDELEKGNQETLAECNPGNVEMAFCMTTSGMTEMGHEEPAEIESLDIDSQHTSESVDADDDSEFGLMTVELQAGKTKSGAVGVPAPKPVDLDILDVDPLQQGQALLAANKKRKKQQKRADKLATKLSDSLTSAMNFAFLDS, from the exons ATGCCCAAAGCTA GACAGAAGCGAGCAAAAAGACTGGGGTTCTGTGGTAAAAAG GCCAAAGCCTTTGAACATCAGACAAACccaagaggaggaagaaaagatcCTGCCTTGCCCAATGTTCGTGACTTCAAAGAACACAATCAGAAGCAAGCTGAACTTCGAAAAAAGAGG CTGGAGGAGCAGCACCAGAGGCAGCAGCTGTCCAGGGATAGGGAACTTATGAAGAGAAGGAGTCTTGATATCTTCCAGAAAGACATCCAGGAGCGACAGCGAGAGTTTGAACAAAGG gaaattgaaatgaaaaatttgGAGAAACATGTTAGTTTTGAAAATGAGAATTCAAGGAAGACGTATtacagagaatttaaaaaa GTAATTCAAGTTTCAGATGTTATTTTGGAGGTTTTGGATGCTAGAGACCCGTTAGGCTGTCGCTGTCCTCAAGTTGAGCAAGCTGTTGTCCAGAGTGGAGCCAATAAGAAAATTGTTCTTGTTCTTAATAAAATTG ACCTGGTGCCCAAGGACATTGTGGAAAAGTGGATTAAGTATCTTCGCAATGAGTTCCCTACAGTGGCCTTCAAAGCTTCCACCCAGCAGCAGAACAACAATTTG AAACGTAGCCGTGTGCCTGTGAGCCAGGCCACTCAGGAGCTCCTGGGCAGCAGTGCATGTGTGGGGGCTGACTGTCTCATGAAGCTGCTCAGCAACTATTGCCGCATCCAAGACATTAAGACCACCATAACCGTAGGAGTAGTTG GATTCCCTAATGTTGGAAAGAGCAGTTTGATTAACAGTTTGAAGAGGGCACGAGCTTGCAGTGTAGGAGCTACACCTGGTGTAACAAA GTGTCTACAAGAGGTGCATATAGACAAACACATCAAGATTTTGGATTGTCCTGGTATTGTCATGACATCATCAACCAGTGATGCTGCTGTGATTCTTCGGAACTGTGTAAAAATCGAACAGTTAGTCGACCCAGTTCCAGCCATTGAAACAATTTTACGACGCTGCAGTAAGAAACAG ATTATGGAGCATTTTGGAGTTCCAGACTTTCACACGACACTCGACTTTCTGGCACTGCTTGCCCATCGTCAGGGCAAGCTGAGAAAAGGTGGGCTGCCTGACAGCGACCAAGCTGCCAAGAGTGTTCTCATGGATTGGACAGG AGGACGTATCAACTACTTCACACATCCTCCAGAAACACATGTACTACCAACACATGTTAGTGCTCAGATTTTAACTGAGATGAGCAAGGAGTTTgactgggatgaactggagaaGGGCAACCAGGAGACCTTAGCTG AATGTAACCCAGGAAATGTTGAGATGGCCTTTTGCATGACCACATCAGGAATGACTGAAATGGGCCATGAAGAGCCAGCAGAAATAGAATCCTTAGACATAGACTCCCAACACACATCGGAATCTGTGGATGCAGATGACGATTCAGAG TTTGGACTCATGACTGTCGAACTCCAAGCTGGAAAAACAAAATCTGGTGCAGTGGGGGTTCCGGCTCCCAAGCCTGTTGACTTAGATATTCTAGATGTTGACCCACTTCAGCAAGGCCAGGCACTTCTGGCTGCTAACAAGAAAAGGAAGAAGCAGCAAAAAAGAGCAG ACAAACTTGCCACGAAACTCTCAGATTCTCTCACGTCAGCCATGAATTTTGCCTTTCTGGACAGCTGA